The DNA sequence CTAACACCTCATATTGACTCCGGAATCAGCACTCAAAAGCACGAGTGCTTTAGCACATTCACATCATCGCCTGTCATCCGGGGATTGTCACCGCACGACGACCTTCTCACGTCAAGCCTGGGAGAGTTTAAGGGCAACATATGaatctagaaaaaaaagttacggaAAAGTATTAAACAAATTATGAATCtgttgcattgataccaattcagttctaaacttttcaattgatttaaTTTACTCCCAAATCCTTTTGCATCGGTACTCACTCGGTCTgtctggccaattttggccgaaatcgttgatgtgaatGTCGGTGGTGCCACTTAGGACAGCTAGCATTGacaatgatattttttaataatattttttaaattattttttttctaaactttGGCTTTGGCCAACATGGACCAGCCAACCTCACCGGCCATTAGCGAGGGTCGACCGCAAGCAAGGCAGCCCACACCCAAGGGCCAACGAGGGTGACCGGTGACCATCGCCGACCAAAGCCAAagttctggaaaaaaaaatgaaagaaaaggaaaaaataattaaaaatataaaaatatattattaaaaaatatctatgtcGCCGCCGATCACCCTATGTGGCGCCGTTGGTATTCATGTCGGCGatattcaatcaaaattgatcgcatgaactaaattagtaccaatgaaaaaatgtttaggattaaattggggGTGATACTTTTTTCACTCCCCCTATGAATAAAACACTCCGTAGCACATTGTTTTGACACTATTAACCTTTGTGAGTCCCACCTTTTTCAAGCATTcttcacttgattttttttctctcttttttttttccactttcctTGTTATCATTTATTTCTCTATTCTCTCTTTTCTAAAACACTCCTCTCATGTCAATAATAGACAAGTTTTTGACACCCCAACTTTCATCACCagattcgacaaaaaaaaaaccgtcaATCACCAACACAAAAGAAAACGTTTGTCATCGACAAAAGCAATTGACGTATTTGTAGCCCATATTTGCATAAACGTATTTTTTTAGCTAATTAGTCCTCTTTCATATATACTTCTTCAATTCATAACTATTGGAAGTGAAAAAACTCATCTAATATCTCTTCACTTTTCAACCTCATTCCATTCCTCTTGCTCTTTGTTGTTCGTTTTCCCATTTGCATCAAAACTTTGATTGATCGATCATGAATACAAGAAAAACCCCATTAAATATTCAAATCTAGGAGCTGAACCGCTCACCCAAATCCTCATCAAGCTCATCAGCAATGTCCGCTTCTTCACTTTCGTCTTCGTCTTTTTGGTCTTTATCAGCACAATCAATGCCAATTCGCCATGACCTACTCGCCTCCAAATCGATGGCTAGAATTCGTCCCTACTCTCACTAAGTTGTTTATGTAAACCAAAAATGCTACATTCAAGAACGATAATCCTCTAGACTAGCGAGGAATTGGCCCTTCTCAACCCCGCGGTCTCATCCTTCCGTGCTAATCTTAGTAGTCGACCCACCATTACAAGCGATTGAGAGGGTTAAAGTGTTGATTGCGAACTCAGCCCTCATGTCCAAGCCCTTATGCAATGAGGAGGCTCCTTTGTTGGTCAATTGTTCAAATCTACGTGCTCTGATCTCCATTAGGAAGTTCAATGCAATAGCCATTAGGTCAATTGTGTTCATGGGTATCAAACTCCAATTGAAGATTCAAAAATCAATGAGTACGACGTGGCGAGGATGACAAGTGACAAAGGTAGACCACAAAGGggagtgttcttttttttttttttttttttttttttttgtgacagaACTACTAATGCTTGAACTATGGTTGGATTAAGAGGGACggagagaaataaaaagaatggaGAAAAATGGGACCTACAAGAGAAGATACAAGGGAAAAAACAAAGTGACACCACAACTTAACAAAAAGGATGTTTATAAAAAGATTGGACCCACAAGggttaatattgtcaaaatactTTAATTAGGAGTGTTTTAACTTTGGTGGGAGTGGAAAAAGTGCTACTTAAATTggtttgattaaaaaaatttgaaactaaattggtacaaatacaatacGTTTAGAACTTTTatggtacttttcccaaaaaagtCGTGTTTTTTCTTAAGTGCTGCAATGTTTAACTTTCCAATTTCTACAAAGggtttctcaaaaagaaaaaaaaaaagtaccgtTTTGACTTCTACATTTAGTATTATTTTTtgagttaatattacgaaaaatttcaaactgatacatatgtgacaaatttagtcTAAACTAcatttttactacaaaaaatcccaaattgatacacctatgacgaAGTTACCTAAAACTTAtccaaaaaaaccccaaaatggtacatctatgataaatttatcccgaataccaaaaatccaaaaataatacacatatgacaaatttactcttcattaattttcgttaaattttaatGTGAAATTACTAAGTTGGAGATACGTTACAATTGACATGAGTAACGGTTCGAGATTATTACCCTCTActtgtcataggtgtattagCTTGAAAATTcttcgtgatattaattcaatttgatgaaatttaattgagtaaatttgtcacatatgtaccaatttaagatttttagtgatCAAAAAATAAGTTCCTAGTAAATTTGTCtcatgtataccaatttgaaaattttggtggtaaaaaaaataatttggataattttatcacaagtgtaccaatttatgatttataattatcaaaaaaataatttatggtaaatttatcatatatttaccaattttttttatggtcaaaagaataattatgaataaatttattatatatgtattaatttaagattttccgTGTCATTATTAACCCTTACTTTTTCATTCAATCAGCTTGAAAAACCAAGAACTCATGAGATTTCATCGCAATGAATCCTCTCGTAGGAAAGCGAGCAACGACTTCCCTTACTTTTCTCAGACTTGTTGAGAACTGTTTTGCCTCTTACAAAATCTAAACAAGAAGTGACCTGTGTAAATGAGATTTCACCTTCACCTGAGAAAAGGCTATCGTAGATGGGCACCTCGTCCCATCACCAAGTTGGACTCTATCTAGTTTCTTGTAGAACAAAAAGTTCGTTTCTCAGACATGGGAAACATCTTAATGTAAGATCATTGTTATGCAAAAGTTTCATAGTTGCATAAAATAAGTACCTcatcaaaatttattttcatcaAGGTAATATTTTCAAGAGCCACCAAACCAAAATCACTGAAATAAACATAATTAAGGTAAAGAAATCAAAGTTGAAGTAACGATGAGGAGAAGCGTGGAACCTCCTCGCAACCTTGGAAATGAATTTGCCCCATCACTTTCTTGGCAAAAAATTCACACAAAAGAAGGTATAAGACGATGAGAGTTGAGAATCAATAATTAAAGTAAGTACAAAGACATGCATATTATCCAGAGAGATCACAGACTTCAATCTCTAAGTCTTCTATGAAATAAACTAAGTTAACAACGAAGCAGCGACCACGATAATGCCAAACCTCACATGACCTAATCCCTCCTCACAGCTGACCAATGCTCAATCACTCCAAGTGGAGGGGTGGAAGCATACACGAACCTCATGTTCTTCAGGTCCTGTATGATGTTTGGGTACAATGATCTCAAGCAATGTTCCCGTCTCATCACAATATGCTTCCAACTTAGCATCTTCTGGAATGCGGGCTGGTAGGGGAATCTCTCTGATGAACTCCCCTGGAGGGCAGTGCTCCGGTGTTGGATCTGTTAGCTTAAAGGTCCTGTTGTGTCTTGAAATAAAAGGAATGCAAGCTGTACTAACACAGGAAATCTTCACGATCCCATGTAAATGAGCGTTCTTCCATGTGACTTTTACCCTCTGAAGATCTACAAAAGGCAAGCTGACAACGATCAGAaacccttcatcatcttcatataTTGTTTTTGCAGCTGTAGCAGGGCCGCAGACATTCTTCATGACCCCAGTAAATGCATTATACCATGACGGCTCAACTGAGTGAATTTTCAGATCCAAACCTCTGTCAGAATGAGAACCATTTGATAAATTCAACTCCTCACTATTTCCATTCGGAGAatattctttcttccttttgttgcGAACTGGTGACAAATCCACTACATCACCATTACTATGGTCCGATGGCTGGGTAGACAGATTTAAACCACAGCCATTGAGCAACTTCCtagattgatgatttgtgttgCTCTTTGATAGAGGCAGTGGCcgttcaagctcaaactcagtGCTTGAAAGATTTCTCCAGGAACTGTAGTCACCAGCTTCCATAGGGATGGAAAAGTTCATATCTCGGCCAGTCAATTCCATCCACCTCTTCAGCTCTTGCTCATCAAGACTGACAAGATTGGGTGTCCGTACAATTTCAATCCCATGAACGCACTGGGGATTGGAGAGACCACGGTAGTGCTTCCTCTGCATCCTATGAGATCGTACAAAACCCCTATCCACGCTAAAGGGAAATGGACGTTCCCCTTGCCGGCTATGCCCATTCATGTAACTTCTCAGCTGCATCTTGCCAAGAGCATTATCAGGCCTCTCCTTGAAAACCCACATGTAAATGTTCTCCATGTCGTGCTGAACCAAGAAAGCATTGAGCTGCAAGTCTGATTTCTCGAAGCCAGACACACCATTACGGTCCTTAACTATTTTGGACTTTGACTTTTCATTCAAAACAGGCCTGAAgtaaaaactaaagaaaaaccaGGCCCCCCACACACTGTCAAGTCGCTTGTTGCTCTTACGTCCCATTTTTGGCATATTAACGATCATCTCTGTTTCGTAAAGTTGGGGTCCCAAACCGACATCCAAATTATCACAAGGGTCGTTCCAAGCCAGAGGAGGTGGACTAGGCCTCGATGACAAAGGGAGATTAATATCAGGTGGTCCTCCATGGATGATCGAgccatctatctctctctccaattcatCATGAGACAAAAAGCCAGAGTCCATTGACAACAATGTTGAAGGATGATGGCTCTCCATTGACAGTGCTTTTAAAAGAGCTCCTCCCACAAATTTCACTTTCTGTTGTCTTAATTCCAGCTTGTGCTTCCAATCAATAGTTAGAGCAAAGATCTTCCTACCATCCTCACGAaacaaatcaaagcaaaaacgGAATTATTCAAGCAGCGATCCATCAGTCCACAAAACCACAGAGTCCCCTCACAAGTACCGTCGTGAATGGGACCCACAAGAATCCAGCCACAAGATATCCAAAGAGGTTATCCATCAGATTCAGTGAATACCCCGCAGCATGCATAACCATCCTGAGATCACCACAACCCTGGAGACAGAAATGAGGTGTTACAGATACAGCGGAACTTCTTTCTCACAACTAAAAGTAAGACAGTTTATGTGCACGAACTCCAGTTTGATTCAGGACCAAACGAAAGTTCAAGAGAAAGAATTTCATTCTGCATCTGATTCTCAATCCCATAATCAGTAAACTAAAGAAGATCAAGATTTGAGGTACATGATTTGCAGGAGGGATACTTCTCACTATCCAATAAACTTCTTCGTACTGTACTATTGAGTTTCAAATGGAAAAAACGAAAATTCCTAGTCTCCCGTGCATCAAGATAATCCTCCGGACACCCAGGAAGGAATCAATATCCAAGGCCAGATTTTTGTGCTAATCTCGCGCAGATCTATACATCTCAAAAGTCTCATAACTAACAGTAGCAATAATACGCGTGTGGAAAATCATCGTTTGTGCCCTTTCTTATTCTTTCCGTTTACTCCCATTTCCTCCGGTAACCAAACAAAGAACCCCCGATTCCACAAAACCCTCGAATGCCCCCAGCTTCTCCATAAAGCAACAGATTCGTCGAACCAAAACAAATCCCCCACAAACCCATCCCCTAAAACGGATTGTAGAAcacaaaagcaaagcaaaatcaACGAATCGGACGCAGATATTCCAACAATACCTGGAAAGAGAAGCCGAGAATCCACATCAACAGCCGATCCGCATTTCGAATCGCCGCCAATCAGTGCGAGAACGCCGTGCGCCAAGGACGAGTGCTAGggcaaaggagagagagggaggggggggtcGTCAATTTGGGGGAATTCGAAATGCTCGGAGCTGTGGGAGGGACCATGATTGATTCCTATGCCCTAAGGCCGGCCAATCATCTCTCTCGAACACGCATCGCGAAAGATTCAACAGGGAGTTCGAATTCAACTCTCGATCCGAGCGGTGGAAAAGCGCAATTGGCTTCCGCTTTTGGAGTGAGGGGTGACGCACAAAAGGACGTTCGATCGGACAACCCAACCATTCCTCGTTTTCCCTTTCTGGTTTTCTCGGATTGGAGTTGAGTTGCCGTCTTGgaccaaatgaaaaatatataataaaccAAGGgcgaaattgcaaaaaaaaaaaaaaaaaaaaagagaggattcTATTGGGGAATAACTGAAATGATAAGCATTTCTGCTTTTATCGTGTTATCTTGTTTCGGATTGGATTTTTGAATGCAGAATAGTTGTGGGTTTCTGATTATGGTTAGCATGGTCAAATCTATGTGTgaaattctgacaaaaaaaaaaaatctatatgtgaaatttccaagaaaatatcacacacacatatatatacacatgtaACGGCCAAATAATTTCCGATATGATACGATAGAAATCGAAACATGACAAATAGTACGAATATGATTTAGAAGTCAGATTCAATGCGACAAAGTGATAGAATATGTAATGGTTGAGTGTAAATTAACATGCGTAGAAATCGAATATGACATGAGCTATTAGCATGCGAAATGACGTGGCGTTTCGAATACGAGATTTGCAAATGACACGCGGTCCGACGTAGAAATCGAATACAACGTGAGCCAACGACGTGTGATGACAAAAAAATCGAATACGGCACGGGGCGaataaaatgtgcaaaatgACATGGCAATCTAGATATGATATGTGCGAATGACATGAGATACGACGTGGAAGTCAGATACGTAATGGGCGAATGACATACCAATTGTCGTGGTAATTCATACAAAACATGTGCAAATTACAGGCGATATGACATAGAAGTAAATAATGACATGCActcaaaattggaaaataacaaACTTCCTGACATTACGAAAGAGGCCAATTGGTCCTGCGGGCCAAAAACTGATTGTCGGATTTGGGTGACAATATAGGTATGGGatcaaaaactttttttatgTAGACACAAGAAAGAAATGCAGAAAATTCCTTTCTTGTGTCAAAGAAAAGATTAAGAAGATAGCGAATAGTCGCTAGATAGGAACGAATTTGATAAATACTAATAACTCTTGGATTGAGTATTAGAATGGAAAAACCCTTTACATTATGAACTATTGGTTCTAAGCCATCTTTGACAATGAATCAACAATTCGAAGTGCTTTCGTTGCATATTCTTGATAAGCTAGCATTTATATATAGACGTAAGGGGATCTATTTGGGAAGTAAGAAGCCCCTTTGGCATCTTTTCATCTGTAAAGAATTCTTGATATGAAAACACAGAAACCAAAAGGCTAATCtttgaataggaaaaagagTGGATCTACAGGGTCCCAAATAAATTAACAACCTAAACTATATACAATTAACATATTATCTGTGAATTTTTCGAAACTATGAGGATAACAAATTGTTTTAAGATCGGACGATGTATCGGACCTTGGATCCGAATTGGAAAAAAGTTAGCATTTGAAAATGGGTAGGTTGACATAGTATTGACTCATGGAGGGGAAGAATACAAAAACAATAAGAgtaaaattatccaatcaatcacaaatttattatacggatatcgatttagtcttaaacttctAAGTGCAATTTTAATATAGTCTATTCGGCTAATTTTATttggaaatcgttgacatggcgCTCCAACCATCACCTacgaaaattggccaaaaaggaCTGCCTTGGAATTTCATATAAatatttgggactaaattgataaaattaaaaaattttgaactgAATCGGGATCCGAACAATGGATTTAGAACTGATTTGACAATTTCCTCCTCTCATAAGCGTTCACATGGTTAGGTGAGTTTCCATATTTCATTTGTTGCTTTTCATTCCATGAAAAGGGCTTCTCTAAAAGAtttaaaagaagacaaaagagtACAGTAGAAAAGGACACCTAAAAGAAAGACTCGAGCACTCGTTGAATTGCGTATCAGCTCCTCATTGCGCATGCCCCTGGCCCTATCTATCCTCGATTATTGCTCAGCAACATCTACAAGTGGGGCATTGCCATCAACTTAtcattattaagaaatg is a window from the Rhodamnia argentea isolate NSW1041297 chromosome 8, ASM2092103v1, whole genome shotgun sequence genome containing:
- the LOC115726154 gene encoding uncharacterized protein LOC115726154, whose amino-acid sequence is MESHHPSTLLSMDSGFLSHDELEREIDGSIIHGGPPDINLPLSSRPSPPPLAWNDPCDNLDVGLGPQLYETEMIVNMPKMGRKSNKRLDSVWGAWFFFSFYFRPVLNEKSKSKIVKDRNGVSGFEKSDLQLNAFLVQHDMENIYMWVFKERPDNALGKMQLRSYMNGHSRQGERPFPFSVDRGFVRSHRMQRKHYRGLSNPQCVHGIEIVRTPNLVSLDEQELKRWMELTGRDMNFSIPMEAGDYSSWRNLSSTEFELERPLPLSKSNTNHQSRKLLNGCGLNLSTQPSDHSNGDVVDLSPVRNKRKKEYSPNGNSEELNLSNGSHSDRGLDLKIHSVEPSWYNAFTGVMKNVCGPATAAKTIYEDDEGFLIVVSLPFVDLQRVKVTWKNAHLHGIVKISCVSTACIPFISRHNRTFKLTDPTPEHCPPGEFIREIPLPARIPEDAKLEAYCDETGTLLEIIVPKHHTGPEEHEVRVCFHPSTWSD